TCATACTTTTCATATATTGAATGTGTCATTCTGAGCTTGACGAAGGATAGACACTTTAATTTTATTCATGCTTCGTCAGGCTCAGCATGACATTGCGTTGTTTTTACTTCTAAGCCGCAAGCTTTTATCATTTGTAAATCAGTTTGCACCGGATTACCGCCGGTGGTCAGATAGTTACCTATCATTATTCCGTTGGCACCTGCTGAAAATATTTCAGCTTGCCTGTCCCCCAGGTTTACCTCGCGGCCGCCGATTACACCTATGGTTTTATTCGGCAGAACAAAGCGAAACATGGCGATAATTTTGAGAATATCTACAACTTGGAGCGGCGCGACTTTGCCAAAAACCCTGGTCCCGGGAATGGGGTGCAGAATATTAATGGGGACAGAGTCCACATTCAGCTGCCTCAGCTCCAGAGCAGCTTCCGCACGCTGCCTTGGAGTTTCGCCAATACCGAAAATCACGCCGCTGCACACTTGCAATCCTGCTTCTTTGGCGGACTGTATAGTTTTTATTCTGTCTTCATAAGTATGAGTACTGCACATTTTAGGAAAAAAAGAAGCAGAGGTTTCCAGGTTATGATGATATTTATCAAGTCCTGCTTGTTTGAGTTTTAAGAGTTGAATTTTATCAAGAATACCCAGAGAAGCGGCTCTGGTCAGGCCGCTCATGCAGGTCAGAGTTTCACAAACAACCTTCAACTCTGAATCCTTGAGCAAAGCTTTACCGGAAGTAACTAGCGAAAAACAGTTGGCCTCGTTATTTTTGGCGCTGGCATAGGCCTCCAACAGTTTTTCTTTGGTGAGCAGAGGGTAACTGTTTATTTGCGTTGTATGCTGAGCTGACTGGGCACAATAGCTGCAATCCTCGCTGCATTTGCCGGATTTGGCATTCACGATGCTACAAAGCTGGATTTTGTTGGCAAAATATTTTTGTCTGAGTTGACCTGTATAATTAAAAAGTTCCGGCAGGATAGAATCTGGCAAGGAAAGTATTTCCATGGCATCTGCCAGAGAAAGCTTTTTTTGTTTTAAAGCTTTTGAATAAAGGTTTTTTAAGTTAGCCATAAAAGTTTATTCGTTATGGTTTTAATGCATACTATATGATGTATAATTTAACCATGAAACCGCGTAACATTAAAGTAAGCGAATGGAAAGACTGGAACTGGCAATTAAATAACAGTATTCGTACCCTTGAACAATTTGAAAAATTTACGGGCATCGGTTTGAACAAACAGGAGAAACAAAATTTTCCAAAAGTAGTAAAATCCTACCCTTTTTGCGTTACTCCATATTATTTATCTTTGATAAACAAGCAGGAGTACTCTGCAGACCCGGTTTTCCGGCAGTGCTTTCCCGATATAGCTGAACTAAAAAAACATAGAACAGACGGCCCGGACCCGCTCGCGGAACTTGATTATGTTCCGGTAAAAGGGATTATTCACCGCTATCCGGATAGGGTATTGTTTTATTTCAGCAATCTCTGTCCCGCCAATTGCAGGCATTGTAGCAGAAAAAATAAAATCGGCAAAAAAGAGTTTACTTTAAACGCGGGTGATATTCAAAAAGCCGTGCAATATATTGCCGGAAATAAAACAATCAGAGAAGTGATTTTTTCAGGCGGTGAGCCGCTGGTGCAGGGTGATGATTTGCTGAATAATATTTTCGCTAATATTAGAAAAATAGCGCATGTGGAAATAATCAGAATAGGCTCGCGCATGCCGGTGGTTTTACCCTTCAGGATAACTGACAAACTGCTGAAAATTTTAAAAAAATATAAACCACTATGGTTTAACACTCATTTTAATCATCCGCAGGAGCTGACCGAAAACGCGGCAAATGCCCTGGCCATGCTGGCTGATGCCGGAATTCCTTTGGGTAACCAGACAGTGCTTCTTAAAGGAATAAATGACGACAGCCGGACAATTTCCGAACTGAACAGAAAGCTTATTAAAAACAGGGTAAGACCTTATTATTTATATCAATGCGACATGACCAGCGGAACAAACCATTTCAGAACACCCTTAAAGACAGGCCGTCAGATAGTTCGACAGTTGGCAGTCGAAGTGTCGGGCTTGGCCATTCCAGATTTCGTAATAGATACAAAAGAGGGTAAAATCCGCTATAATAATTAGTGATGTCAGCCGCAGAAGAGGGGTCTGTTTTTTATCCATTAACTTTTATCCAACGAGATATTTGGAATACACAACAGTTTTACCGCGATGAACCATTATGGAACCTGGGGGGATATATAAAAATTTTTGGTTCACTCCAGTTGGAAAAATTTCAACAAATGGTAAATATCCTTATTGATGATAACGATATTTTAAGGTCAGTTTTTGTAACAGATAATCAAACTCCCTATCTGAAAATAAATACCGCTGTTAATTATCAATTGCCGGTCAGGGATTTCAGAGCAGAACAGAATCCCCAGGAAGCAGCCATCAGCTGGATGAAACAGCAGATGCTAATTTCTTTTGATGTCAGCAAGTTCCCTTTATTTGAATATGTTCTTCTGCAAATAACAGACAATGAAACATATTGGTTTCACAAATATCATCACTTGATTATGGATGGCTACGGAGAATATCTGATTATGACCCAGGCCGGCAGGATTTATAACTGTCTGCTTGAGGGAAAAGAGTATCAAGTGCAGCGGTTATCCTACACAGCTTATGTTCAGGATGAACAGAAATATCTGAGCTCACTTCAATATAACCAGGATAAAGAGTATTGGAAAATCAGGTTTGCCGAACTTCCTGACAACCTCTTTGCCCGTAAACGTCGGGAAATAAAAGACAGATCGTCGCTGAAAAGTGGTATGCGTAATATGTATATAAGCAGGGCCGTTTTACAAAAGTTAAAAGAACTGGCAACTCAACAAAATGTCTCTCTGGCTCATATTTTTTATAGTATTTTTTTAACTTATTTTCAAAAAATCGCAGATGTCAAACAGTTTGTTGCCGGCTTACCGATCCTGAACAGAAAAAATGCCGCAAGTAAAAAAACTGTGGGGCCTATGTTCGGCATTGTTCCTTTGAAGGTAGAAGTTCAGCAGGATATGCTATTTACAGATTTTGTGCAGCAACTGAAAAAAGATTTGCTTCAGGATTATCGTCATCACAGGTTTCCGGTTAGCGGTATTATTGACAGAAGCTTTACGGAGCAGGTCCTGCGGCCTTTTTACCAGGTTTTTTTGGGATATGAACCTTTCAGCTATGAGCAGGTAACATTTAGCGGGCAGAAAACCGACGGAGATGTATTTACCAACAGTTCCGAGTGGCATGATTTGAAAATCGTAATCCGTGATTTGTTTGATGCGCAGGATATAAAAATCGAGCTGGTTTATAACTATGAGTTTTTTTCCGATAAAGACATGGAAATTATGGAGCAAAGCCTGGCCACACTGATTGAGGATATTCTTGCCGGACCTTCAAAGCCTATTAAAGATTTTAATTTGGTCCCGGAGCAGGAAAAACAGAAGTTGCTTAAGGAATTTAACCGGCAGTACGCCTTTACAAATGAAAATCAAACAGTCCCTGACCTTATAGAAAGTCAGGTCCGCAGTAATCCCGGCAATATAGTTCTGATCTGCCGGGAAAAAGAGTTTACCTATGAGGAAATTTATACCAGAGCACTGGAAATGTCCTGCGCTTTGCGTGAAGAACATCATGTTCGGCCCAATCAAATTGTCGCTGTTTGTTGCCAAAGGTCAGAAAGACTGGTTGAAACATTACTGGGAGTGTGGCTGGCAGGAGCCGGGTTTTTGGTCGTAGCAACAGATCTTCCACTAGAACGGATAAAGAAGATGCTGGGAACTAGCGGATGTAAATTGTTGCTCACTGACCATCAAGAAACAATTGGCCTGGAAGGCCATGAAACAAAAATTGTTTCCATAGATAAGCTGATTTATAATAATAATATCGCACTTAAAAATTCGGGCATACGCCATTTGGCTTATGAAATTTTTACTTCAGGTTCTACCGGCGAACCAAAAGGTGTAATGGTCAGCCATGAAAACCTGATGAGCTTTGTCGGGGCTATGCAGGAACGAATAGCCTTGCGAAAAAACCAAACAATACTCGCAGTATCCTCAGTGGCATTTGATATTTTTTTTATAGAAACCCTGATTGCGTTGGCTCTTGGTCTTAAAGTGGTAATGGCTGACGACGAGGAGGTAAAAGACCCTGAGCTTTTGAAGCAACTTCTGCTGAAACAGAAAATAGATGTTTTGCAGCTTACACCTTCCAGACTAAAGTGGTTTTTGGCCAACACCACTAAATCAGAATGGCTTTCAGGGATAAAAACTATGCTCGTCGGTGCTGAAACGCTTAATGAAGACCTGTTCAGACTTTTGACAACAAATTGCAAAGGGAACATTTATTATTTGTATGGCACTACGGAAACAACCATCTGGTCAACCGTCAAAAAGCTTGAACCGGCAGAAACGTTAACAGTCGGAAGGCCTTTGTCAAATACCAGAATTTATATCTTGAATAAATTTTTGCAGCTTTGTCCCTGGGGTATAAGCGGAGAAATCTATATCGGGGGAGACTGTGTGTCCGCCGGATACGCCGGAGCAGCCGGTCTTACCAGGCAAAGTTTTATTGATGACCCCTTTAATCCGGGCTGGAAAATGTATAAGACCGGAGATATAGGCCGCTGGCTGGAAAATGGAGAACTGGAATTTATTGGCCGCAAAGATGATCAGGTTAAAATCCGGGGTCATCGGGTGGAATGCGCGGAAGTGGAGAAAGCCATATTGAATTTTCCAGGCATTACAACAGCAGCTGTTCTGGCGAAGGAAGATAACCAGGGCAACAGTAATCTTTTTGCCTGGTTGGCAGGAGTGG
The DNA window shown above is from Candidatus Margulisiibacteriota bacterium and carries:
- a CDS encoding KamA family radical SAM protein — protein: MKPRNIKVSEWKDWNWQLNNSIRTLEQFEKFTGIGLNKQEKQNFPKVVKSYPFCVTPYYLSLINKQEYSADPVFRQCFPDIAELKKHRTDGPDPLAELDYVPVKGIIHRYPDRVLFYFSNLCPANCRHCSRKNKIGKKEFTLNAGDIQKAVQYIAGNKTIREVIFSGGEPLVQGDDLLNNIFANIRKIAHVEIIRIGSRMPVVLPFRITDKLLKILKKYKPLWFNTHFNHPQELTENAANALAMLADAGIPLGNQTVLLKGINDDSRTISELNRKLIKNRVRPYYLYQCDMTSGTNHFRTPLKTGRQIVRQLAVEVSGLAIPDFVIDTKEGKIRYNN
- the bioB gene encoding biotin synthase BioB — translated: MANLKNLYSKALKQKKLSLADAMEILSLPDSILPELFNYTGQLRQKYFANKIQLCSIVNAKSGKCSEDCSYCAQSAQHTTQINSYPLLTKEKLLEAYASAKNNEANCFSLVTSGKALLKDSELKVVCETLTCMSGLTRAASLGILDKIQLLKLKQAGLDKYHHNLETSASFFPKMCSTHTYEDRIKTIQSAKEAGLQVCSGVIFGIGETPRQRAEAALELRQLNVDSVPINILHPIPGTRVFGKVAPLQVVDILKIIAMFRFVLPNKTIGVIGGREVNLGDRQAEIFSAGANGIMIGNYLTTGGNPVQTDLQMIKACGLEVKTTQCHAEPDEA